From one Camarhynchus parvulus chromosome 25, STF_HiC, whole genome shotgun sequence genomic stretch:
- the GOLPH3L gene encoding Golgi phosphoprotein 3-like, giving the protein MTTLTHRGRRAEGRGSEKKGEGEEEAADRELNEDEPDDSKDIRLTLMEEVLLLGLKDKEGYTSFWNDCISSGLRGGILIELALRGRIRLEPLALRKKRLLERKVLLKSDAPTGDVLLDETLRHIKATETAETVQTWIELLTGETWNPFKLQYQLRNVRERLAKALVEKGILTTEKQNFLLFDMTTHPVCNASEKQRLLKRLQESVLERWVNEPQRMERRTLALLVLAHASDVLENVFASLADDKYDVAMNRTKDLLDMDPEVEAAKGRGTEMIWAVLAAFNKS; this is encoded by the exons ATGACGACGCTGACGCACCGGGGCCGGCGGGCCGAGGGCCGGGGCTCCGAGAAGAAGGGGGAGGGCGAGGAGGAGGCTGCGGACAGGGAGCTGAACGAGGACGAGCCCGATGACTCCAAAGACATCCGCCTGACCCTCATGGAggaggtgctgctcctggggctgaaGGACAAGGAG GGCTACACCTCGTTCTGGAACGACTGCATCTCCTCGGGGCTGCGGGGCGGGATCCTCATCGAGCTGGCTCTGCGCGGCCGCATCCGCCTGGAGCCGCTGGCCCTGAGGAAGAagaggctgctggagaggaag gtgctgctgaagTCGGATGCCCCCActggggatgtgctgctggatgAGACCCTCAGGCACATCAAGGCCACGGAGACAGCGGAGACGGTGCAGACCTGGATAGAGCTGCTCACTG GAGAGACCTGGAACCCCTTCAAGCTGCAGTACCAGCTGCGCAACGTGCGGGAGCGCCTGGCCAAGGCTCTGGTGGAGAAAGGCATCCTGACCACGGAGAAGCAGAACTTCCTCCTCTTCGACATGACCACGCACCCCGTCTGCAACGCCTCCGAGAAGCAGCGCCTGCTCaagaggctccaggagagcGTCCTGGAGCGTTGGGTCAACGAGCCCCAGCGCATGGAGCGCAGGaccctggccctgctggtgctggcccACGCCTCGGACGTGCTGGAGAACGTTTTCGCCAGCCTGGCCGACGACAAGTACGACGTGGCCATGAACAGGACCAAGGACCTGCTGGATATGGACCCTGAGGTGGAGgctgccaagggcaggggcACGGAGATgatctgggctgtgctggcgGCCTTCAATAAGTCCTAA
- the HORMAD1 gene encoding HORMA domain-containing protein 1 produces MATAQKQRNSVSAVVFPKKIATEQQSLMLVKRLLAVAVSCITYLRGIFPESAYGTRYMDDVCVKILREDKNSPGSTQLVKWMLGCYDALQKKYLRQIVLAVYTQTEDPQTVTECYHFKFKYTHNGPLLDFGSKDKKSECPISCADTKKASILLIRKIYVLMQSLSPLPNDVCLTMKLLYYDEVTPPDYQPPGFKEAKDEGLLFKEEPMYLNVGEVPTPFHLLKLKITTEKQRMENVDKSILKQGETAEPLQVCGVSRDDPEEESQDMNEDPVLDNEVEDKNHVNISEAQEKNSTHEEEAGGIPTTPHVSNPQVDHLTRKTSELIVSESRTRSGKIFQSCIVSINFSLFLIISVANSE; encoded by the exons ATGGCAACTGCTCAGAAGCAAAGGAATTCTGTG agTGCAGTCGTATTTCCCAAGAAAATAGCCACGGAGCAGCAATCCCTGATGCTGGTGAAGAGGctcctggcagtggcagtgtcCTGCATCACATACCTGAGGGGAATCTTCCCTGAAAGTGCCTATGGAACCAGATACATGGATG atGTTTGTGTCAAAATTCTGCGGGAAGACAAAAACTCTCCTGGCTCTACCCAGCTGGTGAAATG GATGTTAGGATGCTATGATGCCTTGCAGAAGAAATAC CTGAGACAGATTGTCCTAGCA GTTTATACCCAGACAGAAGATCCTCAG ACAGTCACAGAGTGTTACCACTTCAAGTTCAAGTACACCCACAATGGGCCACTCCTGGATTTTGGCAG CAAGGACAAGAAGTCCGAGTGCCCCATCAGCTGTGCAGACACCAAGAAGGCCAGCATCCTCCTGATCCGCAAGATCTACGTCCTGATGCAGAGCCTGAGCCCCCTGCCCAACGACGTCTGCCTCACCATGAAACTCCTCTACTATGATGAGG TTACACCCCCTGATTACCAACCTCCAGGGTTCAAGGAGGCCAAGGACGAGGGGCTGCTCTTTAAGGAGGAGCCCATGTACCTGAACGTGGGGGAAGTGCCAACACCTTTTCACCtgctgaaactgaaaattacaACTGAGAAACAGCGCATGGAGAATGTTGACAAGAGCATCCTAAAGCAGGGAGAGACTGCTGAGCCTCTCCAGGTGTGTGGGGTGAGCAGAGATGACCCAGAGGAGGAGAGCCAGGACATGAAT GAGGATCCTGTCTTGGATAATGAAGTGGAAGATAAGAATCATGTGAATATTTCAGAAGCTCAAG aaaagaattCAACTCATGAAGAGGAAGCTGGAGGGATCCCGACTACCCCCCATGTTTCTAATCCTCAG GTTGATCACTTGACCCGTAAAACATCTGAGCTGATTGTGTCAGAGAGCAGGACAAGAAGTGGAAAGATATTCCAAAGCTGCATTGTTAGtatcaatttttctttatttctcatcATTTCTGTTGCAAACAGTGAATAA